Proteins encoded together in one Salmo trutta chromosome 3, fSalTru1.1, whole genome shotgun sequence window:
- the LOC115175780 gene encoding glial fibrillary acidic protein isoform X2 has product MSRSPERISSYRRRFEDISSSSSYQVRVSSPSPTLRVNRHQSANYSRNAGASRMQAQTMGRRTVSTSRNAHMAGGNVGTMACVGYGNGAPVDLDASAAENKEFLSTRSGERQEMVVLNDRLAVYIEKVRSLEQQNKLLEMEIDGIQNRFVKPSGLRKLYEDQLRDLKRIADQMRRQRDQALAGKEAMAGQLEITKVKYEEAVELRRRAEMEIEAFRPDVDRATSQRIALEKQLEQLEVELEFLQRVHKAEIEELLKMIYAAHSSAQSAYDLPDLSGALKQIQAQYDEIAANNLQEMDSWYKSKFEDLNNKTTKHVDMVRSVREEVAGAKKDILNKERGLEALKTKNEALEAQIREAQETYKKELEDLQARIEALKEELKSTKSKIALHLREYQDLLNMKMALEIEITTYRKLIEGEDLRLTTMVGTMSIMSSSSSSMSAGMSVGMARGIGPGGSGGGMGGAGGMGAGGVGAGGIGAGGMGAGSNGPGGRGGAGILGGGGMGAGGIGAKGVGAGGMGAGGLGAGSTGAEGIGGGMDGGGIGAIGNGAKDMGAGAMGPGVNGGGMGGGMGKGAGEYGYGASMDYSHEEQAVEMTERRTVLIS; this is encoded by the exons ATGAGTCGCAGCCCTGAGAGGATTTCGTCCTACCGACGCCGCTTTGAGGACATCAGCAGCTCATCCTCCTACCAGGTTAGGGTGTCCAGCCCATCCCCAACCCTGAGAGTTAACCGCCACCAGTCAGCCAACTACTCGCGCAATGCCGGAGCCAGCAGAATGCAGGCCCAGACCATGGGTAGAAGGACCGTCTCCACCTCACGCAACGCCCACATGGCTGG CGGGAATGTGGGAACCATGGCATGTGTGGGCTATGGCAATGGGGCCCCGGTGGACCTGGACGCATCTGCTGCCGAGAACAAAGAATTCCTCAGCACGCGCAGTGGTGAGCGGCAGGAAATGGTCGTATTGAACGACAGACTTGCTGTTTACATTGAGAAG GTTCGGTCCCTGGAGCAGCAGAACAAGCTGTTGGAGATGGAGATTGACGGCATCCAGAACCGGTTCGTGAAGCCGTCGGGCCTGCGCAAACTCTATGAGGATCAGCTGAGAGATCTGAAGAGGATTGCAGATCAGATGAGAAGGCAGCGG GACCAAGCCTTAGCCGGTAAAGAGGCTATGGCCGGTCAACTGGAGATAACCAAAGTCAAATACGAGGAGGCAGTTGAGCTGAGGAGGCGTGCCGAGATGGAGATAGAAGCATTCCGTCCG GATGTGGACAGAGCCACCTCTCAGCGCATCGCCCTGGAGAAACAGCTCGAGCAGTTGGAAGTGGAGTTAGAATTCCTTCAGAGGGTGCACAAAGCG gAAATTGAAGAGCTACTGAAAATGATATATGCTGCCCATTCCTCAGCCCAGAGCGCTTATGACCTCCCCGACCTCTCAGGCGCTCTCAAACAAATCCAAGCTCAGTATGACGAAATTGCGGCAAATAATCTACAG GAAATGGATTCCTGGTATAAAAGTAAATTTGAAGACCTGAACAACAAAACGACAAAACATGTGGATATGGTTCGAAGTGTCAGGGAAGAAGTTGCTGGCGCCAAGAAGGAT ATCCTAAACAAAGAGCGTGGCCTGGAAGCTCTGAAGACCAAGAATGAGGCTCTGGAGGCACAAATTCGTGAAGCACAGGAAACGTACAAGAAAGAGCTGGAGGACCTTCAG GCAAGAATTGAGGCCCTGAAGGAAGAGCTGAAATCCACCAAGTCGAAAATCGCTCTGCACCTGCGTGAATACCAGGACCTTCTGAACATGAAGATGGCTCTGGAGATTGAGATCACAACTTACAG GAAGCTGATTGAGGGCGAGGACTTGCGACTCACAACCATGGTTGGGACCATGTCCATAATGAGTAGCAGCTCGAGCTCCATGAGCGCTGGGATGAGTGTGGGCATGGCTAGAGGCATCGGACCTGGAGGCAGTGGTGGAGGAATGGGTGGAGCTGGAGGGATGGGTGCAGGAGGGGTGGGTGCAGGAGGCATAGGAGCTGGAGGCATGGGTGCCGGAAGCAATGGCCCTGGAGGCAGGGGTGGAGCTGGAATCTTGGGTGGTGGAGGAATGGGAGCTGGAGGAATTGGAGCCAAAGGCGTGGGTGCTGGAGGCATGGGTGCTGGAGGCCTAGGAGCTGGAAGCACAGGTGCTGAAGGAATTGGTGGAGGTATGGATGGTGGAGGAATTGGTGCTATAGGCAATGGTGCTAAAGACATGGGTGCTGGAGCCATGGGTCCTGGAGTCAATGGTGGAGGCATGGGCGGAGGCATGGGAAAAGGTGCAGGTGAATATGGGTACGGCGCCTCCATGGACTACTCCCACGAGGAGCAGGCGGTGGAGATGACTGAGAGGAGGACGGTGCTCATCAG TTAA
- the LOC115175780 gene encoding glial fibrillary acidic protein isoform X1, which produces MSRSPERISSYRRRFEDISSSSSYQVRVSSPSPTLRVNRHQSANYSRNAGASRMQAQTMGRRTVSTSRNAHMAGGNVGTMACVGYGNGAPVDLDASAAENKEFLSTRSGERQEMVVLNDRLAVYIEKVRSLEQQNKLLEMEIDGIQNRFVKPSGLRKLYEDQLRDLKRIADQMRRQRDQALAGKEAMAGQLEITKVKYEEAVELRRRAEMEIEAFRPDVDRATSQRIALEKQLEQLEVELEFLQRVHKAEIEELLKMIYAAHSSAQSAYDLPDLSGALKQIQAQYDEIAANNLQEMDSWYKSKFEDLNNKTTKHVDMVRSVREEVAGAKKDILNKERGLEALKTKNEALEAQIREAQETYKKELEDLQARIEALKEELKSTKSKIALHLREYQDLLNMKMALEIEITTYRKLIEGEDLRLTTMVGTMSIMSSSSSSMSAGMSVGMARGIGPGGSGGGMGGAGGMGAGGVGAGGIGAGGMGAGSNGPGGRGGAGILGGGGMGAGGIGAKGVGAGGMGAGGLGAGSTGAEGIGGGMDGGGIGAIGNGAKDMGAGAMGPGVNGGGMGGGMGKGAGEYGYGASMDYSHEEQAVEMTERRTVLIRTVKSEDETLESDTTEQTYIISGAADDSDEE; this is translated from the exons ATGAGTCGCAGCCCTGAGAGGATTTCGTCCTACCGACGCCGCTTTGAGGACATCAGCAGCTCATCCTCCTACCAGGTTAGGGTGTCCAGCCCATCCCCAACCCTGAGAGTTAACCGCCACCAGTCAGCCAACTACTCGCGCAATGCCGGAGCCAGCAGAATGCAGGCCCAGACCATGGGTAGAAGGACCGTCTCCACCTCACGCAACGCCCACATGGCTGG CGGGAATGTGGGAACCATGGCATGTGTGGGCTATGGCAATGGGGCCCCGGTGGACCTGGACGCATCTGCTGCCGAGAACAAAGAATTCCTCAGCACGCGCAGTGGTGAGCGGCAGGAAATGGTCGTATTGAACGACAGACTTGCTGTTTACATTGAGAAG GTTCGGTCCCTGGAGCAGCAGAACAAGCTGTTGGAGATGGAGATTGACGGCATCCAGAACCGGTTCGTGAAGCCGTCGGGCCTGCGCAAACTCTATGAGGATCAGCTGAGAGATCTGAAGAGGATTGCAGATCAGATGAGAAGGCAGCGG GACCAAGCCTTAGCCGGTAAAGAGGCTATGGCCGGTCAACTGGAGATAACCAAAGTCAAATACGAGGAGGCAGTTGAGCTGAGGAGGCGTGCCGAGATGGAGATAGAAGCATTCCGTCCG GATGTGGACAGAGCCACCTCTCAGCGCATCGCCCTGGAGAAACAGCTCGAGCAGTTGGAAGTGGAGTTAGAATTCCTTCAGAGGGTGCACAAAGCG gAAATTGAAGAGCTACTGAAAATGATATATGCTGCCCATTCCTCAGCCCAGAGCGCTTATGACCTCCCCGACCTCTCAGGCGCTCTCAAACAAATCCAAGCTCAGTATGACGAAATTGCGGCAAATAATCTACAG GAAATGGATTCCTGGTATAAAAGTAAATTTGAAGACCTGAACAACAAAACGACAAAACATGTGGATATGGTTCGAAGTGTCAGGGAAGAAGTTGCTGGCGCCAAGAAGGAT ATCCTAAACAAAGAGCGTGGCCTGGAAGCTCTGAAGACCAAGAATGAGGCTCTGGAGGCACAAATTCGTGAAGCACAGGAAACGTACAAGAAAGAGCTGGAGGACCTTCAG GCAAGAATTGAGGCCCTGAAGGAAGAGCTGAAATCCACCAAGTCGAAAATCGCTCTGCACCTGCGTGAATACCAGGACCTTCTGAACATGAAGATGGCTCTGGAGATTGAGATCACAACTTACAG GAAGCTGATTGAGGGCGAGGACTTGCGACTCACAACCATGGTTGGGACCATGTCCATAATGAGTAGCAGCTCGAGCTCCATGAGCGCTGGGATGAGTGTGGGCATGGCTAGAGGCATCGGACCTGGAGGCAGTGGTGGAGGAATGGGTGGAGCTGGAGGGATGGGTGCAGGAGGGGTGGGTGCAGGAGGCATAGGAGCTGGAGGCATGGGTGCCGGAAGCAATGGCCCTGGAGGCAGGGGTGGAGCTGGAATCTTGGGTGGTGGAGGAATGGGAGCTGGAGGAATTGGAGCCAAAGGCGTGGGTGCTGGAGGCATGGGTGCTGGAGGCCTAGGAGCTGGAAGCACAGGTGCTGAAGGAATTGGTGGAGGTATGGATGGTGGAGGAATTGGTGCTATAGGCAATGGTGCTAAAGACATGGGTGCTGGAGCCATGGGTCCTGGAGTCAATGGTGGAGGCATGGGCGGAGGCATGGGAAAAGGTGCAGGTGAATATGGGTACGGCGCCTCCATGGACTACTCCCACGAGGAGCAGGCGGTGGAGATGACTGAGAGGAGGACGGTGCTCATCAG AACAGTTAAATCAGAGGATGAGACACTGGAAAGCGACACAACGGAGCAAACCTACATAATCTCTGGCGCTGCCGATGACTCGGACGAGGAATAG